A stretch of Pempheris klunzingeri isolate RE-2024b chromosome 19, fPemKlu1.hap1, whole genome shotgun sequence DNA encodes these proteins:
- the macir gene encoding macrophage immunometabolism regulator gives MSGRMEMDISGVSRTHVSILPAAEIKATLKPEAERPRCASTPCSPIRGTVAGYQILHMDSNYLVGFTTGEELLKLAHKWSEASPETGSVSEAVPSSIQSTVPKSVDLGIHRSSRIFKGKSRYYQPYDIPAANGRRRRRMPSSSDTLLRSLAHGEPGRGLHAPLPLCLLKGKRAQSKSLDYLNLDKISIKESSDTEVLQYQLQHLTLRGERMFARNKT, from the coding sequence ATGTCTGGAAGGATGGAAATGGATATCAGTGGAGTGTCCAGGACACATGTCTCCATTCTTCCTGCAGCTGAGATCAAAGCTACATTGAAACCAGAGGCAGAGAGACCTCGCTGTGCCAGCACCCCATGTTCACCCATCAGAGGTACTGTTGCAGGATACCAGATCCTCCACATGGACTCAAACTATCTGGTAGGCTTCACCACTGGTGAGGAGCTGCTCAAGTTGGCCCACAAGTGGTCAGAAGCCTCTCCAGAGACGGGCTCTGTATCAGAGGCCGTGCCTAGCTCCATCCAGAGCACTGTCCCCAAGTCTGTGGACTTGGGCATCCACCGGTCTTCACGGATCTTCAAAGGCAAAAGTCGCTACTACCAACCCTACGACATTCCTGCTGCCAACGGGCGGAGAAGGAGGCGTATGCCCAGCTCAAGTGACACCCTCCTCAGGTCCCTGGCCCACGGGGAGCCTGGGAGGGGTCTGCATGCTCCACTACCCCTGTGTCTGCTTAAAGGGAAGAGGGCCCAGTCCAAGTCTCTGGACTACCTTAATCTGGACAAAATAAGTATCAAAGAGTCATCAGACACAGAAGTGTTACAGTACCAACTGCAGCACCTCACCCTGCGAGGGGAGCGCATGTTTGCAAGAAACAAGACTTGA